Proteins encoded in a region of the Mycolicibacterium chitae genome:
- a CDS encoding 2-oxoacid:acceptor oxidoreductase subunit alpha → MGPSDSTPVDGTPSVNGSATHPRQKLEKVVIRFAGDSGDGMQLTGDRFTSEAALFGNDLATQPNYPAEIRAPQGTLPGVSSFQIQIADFDILTAGDRPDVLVAMNPAALKANIGDLPRGGLVIANSDEFTKRNLAKVGYEANPLENEELSEYVVQAVPMTTLTLGAVEEIGATKKDGQRAKNMFALGLLSWMYGRPIETSETFIREKFARKPDIAEANVLALKAGWNYGETTEAFGTTYEIAPAKLPEGEYRQISGNTALAYGLVAAGHLADLQVMLGSYPITPASDILHELSKHKHFNVLTFQAEDEIAGIGSAIGASYGGSLGVTTTSGPGISLKSEAMGLAVMTELPLVIVDVQRGGPSTGLPTKTEQSDLLQAMFGRNGESPVAVLAPRSPSDCFDMALEAARIAVKYHTPVVLLSDGAIANGSEPWRIPDIAGYEKIEHTFAKQGEPFQPYARDADTLARQFAVPGTPGLEHRIGGLESANGSGNISYEPANHDLMVRLRQQKIEGIEVPDLEVDDPTGDAELLLLGWGSSYGPIGEACRRARRKGIKVAHAQLRYLNPFPANLGDVLKRYPKVVAPEMNLGQLALLLRGKFLVDVQSVTKVQGMAFLADEVEGIIDAALDGTLAEKESDKAKFARVAAATVDSGVGANV, encoded by the coding sequence ACCTCGCGACCCAGCCCAACTATCCCGCGGAGATCCGTGCGCCGCAGGGCACGCTGCCCGGCGTCTCGTCGTTCCAGATCCAGATCGCCGATTTCGACATCCTGACGGCCGGCGACCGGCCCGACGTGCTCGTGGCCATGAACCCGGCCGCGCTCAAGGCCAACATCGGCGACCTGCCGCGCGGCGGTCTGGTGATCGCCAACTCCGACGAGTTCACCAAGCGCAACCTGGCCAAGGTCGGTTACGAGGCCAACCCGCTGGAGAACGAGGAGCTGTCCGAGTACGTCGTGCAGGCCGTGCCGATGACCACGCTGACCCTGGGCGCCGTCGAGGAGATCGGCGCCACCAAGAAGGACGGTCAGCGCGCCAAGAACATGTTCGCCCTCGGGCTGCTGTCCTGGATGTACGGCCGGCCGATCGAGACCAGCGAGACGTTCATCCGGGAGAAGTTCGCCCGCAAGCCCGACATCGCCGAGGCCAACGTGCTGGCGCTCAAGGCCGGCTGGAACTACGGCGAGACCACCGAGGCCTTCGGCACCACCTACGAGATCGCCCCGGCCAAGCTGCCCGAGGGCGAGTACCGGCAGATCTCGGGTAACACCGCGCTGGCCTACGGGCTGGTCGCCGCGGGTCACCTCGCCGACCTGCAGGTGATGCTGGGCAGCTACCCGATCACCCCGGCCTCGGACATCCTGCACGAGCTGTCCAAGCACAAGCACTTCAACGTCCTGACCTTCCAGGCCGAGGACGAGATCGCCGGCATCGGCTCGGCCATCGGCGCCTCCTACGGCGGCTCGCTGGGCGTGACCACCACCTCCGGCCCCGGCATCTCGCTGAAGTCCGAGGCCATGGGCCTGGCCGTGATGACCGAGCTGCCGCTGGTGATCGTCGACGTGCAGCGCGGCGGCCCCTCGACGGGTCTGCCGACCAAGACCGAACAGTCCGACCTGCTGCAGGCGATGTTCGGCCGCAACGGTGAATCGCCGGTGGCCGTGCTGGCGCCGCGCTCGCCGTCCGACTGCTTCGACATGGCCCTGGAGGCCGCCCGGATCGCTGTGAAGTACCACACCCCGGTGGTGTTGCTGTCCGACGGCGCGATCGCCAACGGCTCGGAGCCGTGGCGGATTCCGGACATCGCCGGCTACGAGAAGATCGAGCACACCTTCGCCAAGCAGGGTGAGCCGTTCCAGCCGTACGCCCGTGATGCGGACACGCTGGCCCGGCAGTTCGCCGTGCCCGGCACGCCCGGACTCGAGCACCGCATCGGCGGCCTGGAATCGGCCAACGGGTCGGGCAACATCTCCTACGAGCCCGCCAACCACGACCTGATGGTCCGGCTGCGGCAGCAGAAGATCGAGGGGATCGAGGTACCCGACCTCGAGGTCGACGATCCGACCGGCGATGCCGAACTGCTGCTGCTCGGCTGGGGCAGTTCGTACGGACCGATCGGTGAAGCCTGCCGACGGGCGCGGCGCAAGGGCATCAAGGTGGCCCACGCACAGCTGCGCTATCTCAATCCATTCCCGGCCAACCTCGGTGACGTGCTGAAGCGTTACCCCAAGGTGGTCGCTCCCGAGATGAACCTCGGCCAGCTCGCGCTGCTGTTGCGCGGCAAGTTCCTGGTCGACGTGCAGTCGGTGACCAAGGTGCAGGGAATGGCGTTTCTGGCCGACGAGGTCGAGGGCATCATCGACGCGGCTCTCGATGGCACGTTGGCCGAAAAGGAAAGTGACAAAGCCAAATTCGCGCGCGTGGCGGCAGCCACGGTGGATTCCGGCGTAGGAGCGAACGTATGA
- a CDS encoding 2-oxoacid:ferredoxin oxidoreductase subunit beta yields MTDLMGSISGVDLGITPGPSKTSGVPTTDVPQKGKDFTSDQEVRWCPGCGDYVILNTIRNFLPELGLKRENMVFVSGIGCSSRFPYYLETYGFHSIHGRAPTIATGLTLARDDLSVWVVTGDGDALSIGGNHLIHALRRNMNITILLFNNRIYGLTKGQYSPTSEVGKVTKSTPMGSLDTPFNPVSLALGAEATFVGRALDSDRAGLTAVLRGAAEHRGAAIVEILQDCPIFNDGSFDVLRKDGAEERVIRVTQGEPITFGADGEYCVVRSGFGLDVAKTADVAAEDIVVHDATIADPAYSFALSRLSDQNLEHTVMGIFRQVSRPTYNDQARAQVASARETIPNDTAALQSLLRGRDTWTV; encoded by the coding sequence ATGACGGATTTGATGGGAAGCATCAGCGGTGTCGACCTGGGTATCACGCCCGGTCCGAGCAAGACCAGCGGGGTGCCCACCACCGACGTGCCTCAGAAGGGCAAGGACTTCACCAGTGACCAGGAGGTCCGCTGGTGCCCCGGTTGCGGCGACTACGTCATCCTCAACACCATCCGCAACTTCCTCCCGGAGTTGGGGCTCAAGCGCGAGAACATGGTGTTCGTCAGCGGCATCGGCTGCTCGAGCCGTTTCCCGTACTACCTGGAGACCTACGGATTCCACTCGATCCACGGTCGCGCGCCGACCATCGCCACCGGCCTGACGCTGGCGCGCGATGACCTGTCGGTCTGGGTGGTCACCGGTGACGGTGACGCGCTCTCGATCGGTGGCAACCACCTGATCCACGCGCTGCGCCGCAACATGAACATCACCATCCTGCTGTTCAACAACCGGATCTACGGCCTGACCAAGGGGCAGTACTCGCCCACCTCGGAGGTCGGCAAGGTCACCAAGTCGACGCCGATGGGTTCGCTGGACACGCCGTTCAACCCCGTGTCGCTGGCGTTGGGCGCCGAGGCCACCTTCGTCGGTCGGGCGCTGGACTCCGACCGTGCCGGCCTGACCGCGGTGTTGCGCGGGGCCGCCGAGCACCGCGGCGCCGCGATCGTCGAAATCCTGCAGGACTGCCCGATTTTCAACGACGGCTCGTTCGACGTGCTGCGCAAGGACGGCGCCGAGGAGCGCGTCATCCGGGTCACCCAGGGTGAACCGATCACCTTCGGCGCCGACGGTGAATACTGCGTCGTGCGTTCGGGATTCGGGCTCGACGTGGCCAAGACCGCCGATGTGGCGGCCGAGGACATCGTCGTGCACGACGCCACGATCGCGGATCCGGCCTACTCGTTCGCGCTGTCGCGGCTGAGTGACCAGAACCTCGAGCACACCGTGATGGGCATCTTCCGTCAGGTGAGTCGTCCGACCTACAACGATCAGGCCCGGGCGCAGGTGGCGTCGGCGCGGGAGACCATCCCCAACGACACCGCCGCCCTGCAGTCGCTGCTGCGTGGCCGTGACACCTGGACCGTCTGA
- the mobA gene encoding molybdenum cofactor guanylyltransferase, translating to MSSPLAGVVLAGGASRRMGRDKATVLFGGPDGDQTMVELVVAALSARCTPVFVIAAPGQQLPDLPATILRDEIRGVGPLLATGRGLRAAAEAGRERAFVCAVDMPLMTPALIDELAAHVGPDVVLPWDGRDHYLAGIYATSLADRIDGLVAAGERSMRALVDTVHTQRIVLDPTPALTNINSAADLP from the coding sequence ATGTCCTCCCCATTGGCCGGCGTCGTGCTGGCCGGTGGGGCGTCGCGACGGATGGGCCGCGACAAGGCCACGGTGCTGTTCGGTGGCCCCGATGGCGATCAGACCATGGTCGAGTTGGTGGTCGCCGCGCTGAGTGCCCGCTGCACTCCCGTCTTCGTCATCGCCGCACCAGGACAACAACTTCCGGACTTGCCGGCCACCATCCTGCGCGACGAGATCCGCGGCGTCGGGCCGCTGCTGGCCACGGGGCGGGGCCTGCGGGCCGCCGCCGAGGCCGGTCGGGAACGCGCGTTCGTCTGCGCCGTGGACATGCCGCTGATGACTCCCGCGCTCATCGACGAACTGGCCGCCCACGTCGGCCCCGACGTGGTGTTGCCGTGGGACGGCCGCGACCACTACCTGGCGGGCATCTACGCGACGTCCTTGGCCGACCGCATCGATGGCCTCGTCGCCGCCGGCGAACGCAGCATGCGCGCGCTCGTGGACACGGTGCACACCCAGCGGATCGTGCTCGACCCGACGCCGGCCCTGACCAATATCAACTCCGCGGCGGATCTGCCCTGA
- a CDS encoding transglycosylase family protein, with amino-acid sequence MKNLRKKLTMAAIGGAIVAAPLALGTATANADSVNWDAIAACESGGNWAINTGNGYYGGLQFSMSTWHANGGSGSPHNASKSEQIRVAENTLRSQGIGAWPSCGGRG; translated from the coding sequence TTGAAGAACCTCCGGAAGAAGCTCACCATGGCCGCCATCGGTGGAGCGATTGTTGCCGCTCCGCTGGCCCTGGGGACCGCTACCGCCAACGCGGACAGCGTCAACTGGGATGCCATCGCGGCCTGCGAGTCCGGCGGTAACTGGGCCATCAACACCGGTAACGGGTACTACGGTGGCCTGCAGTTCTCCATGAGCACCTGGCACGCCAACGGCGGCTCCGGCTCGCCGCACAACGCCAGCAAGTCCGAGCAGATCCGCGTCGCGGAGAACACCCTGCGCAGCCAGGGCATCGGCGCGTGGCCGAGCTGCGGCGGACGCGGCTAA
- a CDS encoding FAD-dependent oxidoreductase, producing the protein MTGGAGAGRSFLVVGAGIAGLATAAALQRRGHSVRVFEERRDTAIGAGISIWPNALAALDEIGLGDPVRQAGGRVTAGALRWHDGTWLRRPSAQRMVKALGEPLVVIQRGALGDILTGALRDGTVSYGVAVRAVERTATGAAVRTAAGERIEADAVIGADGVNSVVARHLNGALPARYAGYTAWRGVADVALDPDLAGETLGAGTEVGHVPLGADRTYWFATERLPEGHRCPDGELAYLRAKFADWAHPVPAVLAATATEQVLRNDLYDRAPARTWAAGAVVLVGDAAHPMRPHLGQGGCQGLEDAAILAHLIGAEPSDLPGSFARYAAVRRPRLRRLVWESKLVGRVVNLRPAVLGAAASRATVLIPEALLTRHLAGIAAGSAFRLPVV; encoded by the coding sequence GTGACGGGCGGCGCGGGCGCGGGCAGATCCTTTCTCGTCGTCGGCGCCGGGATCGCCGGCCTGGCCACCGCGGCGGCGCTGCAGCGCCGCGGCCATTCGGTGCGGGTGTTCGAGGAGCGCCGGGATACCGCGATCGGCGCGGGCATCAGCATCTGGCCCAACGCTCTGGCCGCCCTCGACGAGATCGGGCTGGGCGACCCGGTGCGGCAGGCCGGCGGGCGGGTCACCGCCGGGGCGTTGCGCTGGCACGACGGCACCTGGCTGCGCCGGCCGTCGGCGCAGCGCATGGTCAAGGCGCTCGGCGAGCCGCTCGTGGTGATCCAGCGCGGCGCGCTGGGCGACATCCTCACCGGTGCGTTGCGCGACGGGACGGTGTCCTACGGCGTGGCGGTGCGCGCCGTCGAACGCACGGCGACCGGCGCCGCGGTGCGCACCGCGGCCGGTGAGCGCATCGAGGCGGACGCGGTGATCGGCGCCGACGGGGTGAACTCGGTGGTGGCGCGGCACCTCAACGGCGCGTTGCCCGCGCGCTACGCCGGGTACACGGCCTGGCGCGGCGTCGCCGATGTCGCACTGGACCCGGACCTGGCCGGGGAGACGCTGGGCGCCGGGACCGAGGTGGGTCATGTGCCCCTGGGCGCCGACCGCACCTATTGGTTCGCCACCGAGCGACTCCCGGAGGGTCACCGCTGCCCCGACGGGGAGCTGGCCTACCTGCGCGCGAAGTTCGCCGACTGGGCCCACCCGGTGCCCGCCGTGCTGGCGGCCACCGCGACCGAACAGGTCCTGCGCAACGATCTGTACGACCGCGCTCCCGCCCGCACCTGGGCCGCGGGGGCCGTGGTGCTCGTCGGCGACGCGGCCCACCCGATGCGGCCCCATCTCGGCCAGGGCGGCTGTCAGGGGTTGGAGGACGCCGCGATCCTGGCGCACCTCATCGGCGCGGAGCCCTCGGATCTGCCGGGGTCCTTCGCCCGGTACGCGGCGGTGCGCCGGCCGCGACTGCGGCGCCTGGTGTGGGAGTCGAAGTTGGTGGGCCGGGTGGTCAACCTGCGGCCGGCTGTTCTCGGTGCGGCCGCGAGTCGGGCCACCGTGCTGATCCCCGAGGCGCTGTTGACGCGGCATCTGGCCGGCATCGCCGCCGGGTCGGCGTTCCGGCTGCCCGTGGTCTGA
- a CDS encoding saccharopine dehydrogenase family protein, translating into MAETQRESDREFDIVVYGATGFVGKLTAEYLSRAGTGARIALAGRSPDKVLAVRDSLGAAAQDWPILTADASSPSTLNDMAARTRVVITTVGPYAKYGLPLVAACAAAGTDYADLTGEPNFILESMDLYHKQAIDTGARIVHACGFDSIPSDMNVYALYKRAQADGAGELRDTNLVVRTFAGGVSGGTTASMLELMTAASNDPKLRDELNDPYTLSPDRGAEPNLGAQPDVRWRRGAEIAPELRGYWTAAFAMAMPNSRIVRRSNALLDYAYGRKFEYGEQMSVGRSLVAPLAAAAVTGVNAAALGLGSRFFKFLPRGLVDRVVPKPGEGPSEQTRERGHYTIETYTTTATGARYRATIAQQGDPGYKATAVLLGETGLALALDREALSPLRGVLTPAAAAGDALLTRLPAAGVTLTTERLG; encoded by the coding sequence ATGGCCGAAACACAACGGGAATCCGACCGCGAATTCGACATCGTCGTGTACGGCGCGACAGGGTTCGTGGGCAAGCTGACCGCCGAGTATCTGTCCCGCGCGGGCACCGGGGCGCGCATCGCGCTGGCCGGGCGTTCCCCCGACAAGGTGCTGGCCGTGCGCGACTCGCTGGGCGCCGCGGCGCAGGACTGGCCGATCCTCACCGCGGACGCATCCTCGCCCTCGACGCTCAACGACATGGCCGCCCGCACCCGGGTGGTCATCACCACCGTCGGCCCGTATGCGAAGTACGGTCTGCCGCTGGTCGCGGCCTGCGCGGCGGCCGGCACCGATTACGCGGACCTGACCGGGGAACCCAACTTCATCCTCGAGAGCATGGACCTCTACCACAAGCAGGCCATCGACACCGGCGCGCGGATCGTGCACGCGTGCGGGTTCGACTCCATCCCGTCGGACATGAACGTCTACGCGCTCTACAAGCGGGCACAGGCCGACGGGGCGGGCGAACTGCGGGACACCAACCTGGTGGTGCGGACCTTCGCCGGCGGGGTGTCCGGCGGTACGACGGCCTCGATGCTGGAGTTGATGACGGCGGCCTCGAACGACCCGAAGCTGCGCGACGAACTCAACGATCCCTACACGTTGAGCCCGGACCGCGGTGCCGAGCCGAACCTGGGCGCCCAGCCCGACGTGCGGTGGCGCCGCGGCGCCGAGATCGCCCCCGAACTGCGCGGATACTGGACCGCGGCGTTCGCGATGGCGATGCCCAACAGCCGAATTGTGCGGCGCAGCAACGCGTTACTGGACTACGCCTACGGCCGCAAGTTCGAATACGGCGAGCAGATGAGCGTCGGCCGGTCGCTGGTGGCGCCGCTGGCGGCCGCCGCGGTGACGGGGGTCAACGCGGCGGCGCTGGGCCTGGGGAGCCGCTTCTTCAAGTTCCTGCCGCGCGGCCTCGTCGACCGCGTGGTCCCCAAGCCGGGCGAGGGTCCCAGCGAACAAACCAGGGAACGCGGCCACTACACCATCGAGACCTACACCACCACCGCCACCGGGGCGCGCTACCGGGCCACGATCGCCCAGCAGGGCGACCCCGGATACAAGGCCACCGCGGTGCTGCTGGGGGAGACCGGCCTGGCGTTGGCCTTGGACCGCGAGGCGCTATCTCCGCTGCGTGGCGTGCTGACCCCGGCTGCGGCGGCCGGGGACGCGCTGCTGACCAGACTGCCCGCCGCCGGGGTCACGCTGACCACGGAACGGCTGGGCTGA
- a CDS encoding DUF937 domain-containing protein: MAGLDDLFAQIPVQDIASRLGAPEGEVNNAIQQLVPALVGGLQVNAQNDDQVASKIASSAEKHAGLLDGGVAVDDVDENDGDKIVANIFGGNNSDTVASALAGGGAGGAGGDLIKRLLPILAPIVLAYIGKQFAGNNAPAQAQQGGGGVLGDVLGSILGGATGGGGGNNALGSILGSVLGGGSGGNNPIGDILGGLLGGKK, translated from the coding sequence ATGGCCGGACTCGACGATCTGTTCGCACAGATCCCGGTACAAGACATCGCGAGCAGGCTCGGTGCGCCCGAGGGTGAGGTCAACAACGCCATCCAGCAACTGGTGCCGGCGCTGGTGGGCGGCCTGCAGGTGAACGCGCAGAACGATGACCAGGTGGCCAGCAAGATCGCCTCCTCGGCCGAGAAGCACGCCGGACTGCTCGACGGCGGCGTGGCCGTCGACGACGTGGACGAGAACGACGGCGACAAGATCGTCGCCAACATCTTCGGCGGCAACAACAGCGACACCGTGGCGTCCGCGCTGGCCGGCGGTGGTGCCGGTGGCGCCGGCGGCGACCTGATCAAGCGGCTGCTGCCGATCCTGGCGCCCATCGTGCTGGCCTACATCGGCAAGCAGTTCGCCGGCAACAACGCCCCGGCCCAGGCCCAGCAGGGCGGCGGCGGGGTGCTCGGCGACGTGCTCGGCAGCATCCTCGGCGGCGCGACCGGCGGCGGTGGCGGCAACAACGCACTGGGCAGCATCCTGGGCAGCGTGCTCGGCGGCGGCAGCGGTGGCAACAACCCGATCGGCGACATCCTGGGCGGGTTGCTGGGCGGTAAGAAGTAA
- a CDS encoding valine--tRNA ligase translates to MTATPNTRAESLPKSWDPQAVESELYQGWVDAGYFTADPASDKPAYSIVLPPPNVTGSLHMGHALDHTLMDALTRRKRMQGFEVLWLPGMDHAGIATQSVVEKQLAADGTTKEDLGREKFIEKVWDWKRESGGTIGDQMRRIGDGVDWSRDRFTMDEGLSRAVRTIFKRLYDAGLIYQAERLVNWSPVLETAISDLEVKYSDVEGELVSFRYGSMSDAEPHLVVATTRVETMLGDTAIAVHPDDERYRALVGTTLPHPFLDREIRIVADGHVDPEFGTGAVKVTPAHDPNDFEIGLRHQLPMPTMMDTKGRIADTGTEFDGMDRFEARVAIREALAAQGRIVEEKRPYLHSVGHSERSGEPIEPRLSLQWWVKVESLAKASGDAVRNGDTVIHPPSLEPRWFSWVDDMHDWCISRQLWWGHRIPIWHGPDGQKVCVGPDETPPEGWEQDPDVLDTWFSSALWPFSTMGWPDRTPELAKFYPTTVLVTGYDILFFWVARMMMFGTFVGDDAAITADGARGPQVPFQNVFLHGLIRDEHGSKMSKSKGNGIDPLDWVELFGADALRFTLARGASPGGDLSIGEDHARASRNFATKVFNATRFALINGAAPAELPALDALTDADRWILGRLEQVRAEVDSAFDAYEFSRACESLYHFAWDEFCDWYVELAKVQIGAQDATGAAHTSAVLATVLDSLLKLLHPVMPFVTEVLWKALTGAESLVVAPWPQPSGIALEPAAAKRVSDMQKLVTEVRRFRSDQGLADRQKVPARLSGTDAADITSQLAAVHALAWLTGAEDGFTPTASIEVRLTDGTVLVEVDTSGTVDVAAERRRLEKDLAAAQKELTGTTAKLGNEAFLAKAPEPVVAKIRERQRLATEEVERISTRLGALPT, encoded by the coding sequence GTGACCGCCACCCCTAATACCCGCGCTGAATCCCTTCCGAAGTCCTGGGATCCGCAGGCCGTAGAGAGCGAGCTGTACCAGGGGTGGGTGGACGCCGGTTACTTCACCGCCGACCCCGCCAGCGACAAGCCGGCCTACTCCATCGTGTTGCCGCCGCCGAATGTGACCGGCAGCCTGCACATGGGCCACGCGCTGGACCACACCCTGATGGACGCGCTGACCCGCCGCAAGCGGATGCAGGGCTTCGAGGTGCTGTGGCTGCCCGGCATGGACCACGCCGGCATCGCCACCCAGAGCGTCGTCGAGAAGCAGCTCGCCGCCGACGGCACCACCAAGGAAGACCTCGGCCGCGAGAAGTTCATCGAGAAGGTGTGGGACTGGAAGCGCGAGTCCGGCGGCACCATCGGCGACCAGATGCGCCGGATCGGCGACGGCGTCGACTGGAGTCGCGACCGCTTCACCATGGACGAGGGGCTGTCCAGGGCGGTCCGCACGATCTTCAAGCGGCTCTACGACGCCGGGCTGATCTATCAGGCCGAGCGGCTGGTGAACTGGTCGCCGGTGCTCGAGACCGCCATCAGTGACCTCGAGGTCAAGTACTCCGACGTCGAGGGCGAGTTGGTGTCCTTCCGGTACGGCTCGATGTCCGATGCCGAGCCGCATCTGGTGGTGGCCACCACCCGGGTGGAAACCATGTTGGGCGACACCGCGATCGCGGTACACCCCGACGACGAGCGGTACCGAGCCCTGGTCGGCACCACCTTGCCGCACCCGTTCCTGGACCGCGAGATCCGCATCGTCGCCGACGGGCACGTGGATCCCGAGTTCGGCACCGGCGCGGTCAAGGTGACCCCGGCGCACGACCCGAACGACTTCGAGATCGGGCTGCGCCATCAGCTGCCGATGCCCACCATGATGGACACCAAGGGCCGGATCGCCGACACCGGAACCGAATTCGACGGCATGGACCGGTTCGAGGCCCGGGTGGCGATCCGCGAGGCGCTGGCGGCGCAGGGCCGCATCGTCGAGGAGAAGCGCCCCTATCTGCACAGCGTCGGCCATTCCGAGCGCAGCGGCGAGCCCATCGAGCCGCGGTTGAGCCTGCAGTGGTGGGTCAAGGTCGAGTCGCTGGCCAAGGCCTCCGGGGACGCGGTGCGCAACGGCGACACCGTGATCCACCCGCCGAGCCTGGAACCGCGCTGGTTCTCCTGGGTCGACGACATGCACGACTGGTGCATCTCCCGGCAGCTGTGGTGGGGGCACCGCATCCCGATCTGGCACGGCCCCGACGGCCAGAAGGTGTGCGTGGGCCCCGACGAGACGCCGCCGGAGGGCTGGGAACAGGACCCGGACGTGCTGGACACCTGGTTCTCCTCGGCGCTGTGGCCGTTCTCGACCATGGGCTGGCCCGACCGCACCCCCGAACTCGCGAAGTTCTATCCCACCACGGTGCTGGTGACCGGCTACGACATCCTGTTCTTCTGGGTGGCCCGGATGATGATGTTCGGCACCTTCGTCGGCGACGACGCGGCCATCACCGCCGACGGTGCCCGCGGCCCGCAGGTCCCGTTCCAGAATGTGTTCCTGCACGGCCTGATTCGTGACGAACACGGCAGCAAGATGAGCAAGTCGAAGGGCAACGGCATCGACCCGCTGGACTGGGTCGAGTTGTTCGGTGCCGACGCGCTGCGCTTCACCCTGGCCCGCGGTGCCAGCCCCGGCGGTGACCTGTCGATCGGCGAGGACCACGCCCGGGCATCGCGCAACTTCGCCACCAAGGTGTTCAACGCGACCCGCTTCGCGCTGATCAACGGTGCCGCCCCGGCCGAGTTGCCCGCCCTCGACGCGCTCACCGACGCCGACCGCTGGATCCTCGGCCGGCTCGAACAGGTGCGCGCCGAGGTGGATTCGGCGTTCGACGCCTACGAGTTCAGCCGGGCGTGCGAGTCGCTGTACCACTTCGCCTGGGACGAGTTCTGCGACTGGTACGTCGAACTCGCCAAGGTGCAGATCGGCGCACAGGACGCGACCGGCGCGGCGCACACCTCCGCGGTGCTGGCCACGGTGCTCGACAGCCTGCTCAAGCTGCTGCACCCGGTGATGCCGTTCGTCACCGAGGTGTTGTGGAAGGCGCTCACCGGTGCGGAGTCCCTCGTCGTCGCGCCGTGGCCGCAGCCCAGCGGCATCGCGTTGGAACCGGCGGCGGCCAAACGGGTTTCGGACATGCAGAAGCTGGTGACCGAGGTGCGCCGGTTCCGCAGCGATCAGGGCCTGGCCGACCGGCAAAAGGTGCCGGCCCGGCTGTCCGGCACCGACGCGGCCGACATCACCTCACAGCTGGCCGCGGTGCACGCGCTGGCCTGGTTGACCGGCGCCGAGGACGGCTTCACCCCGACCGCCTCGATCGAGGTGCGCCTGACCGACGGAACCGTGCTGGTGGAGGTCGACACCTCCGGCACCGTCGACGTCGCCGCCGAGCGCCGCCGGCTGGAGAAGGACCTGGCCGCCGCGCAGAAGGAATTGACCGGCACCACAGCGAAGTTGGGCAACGAGGCGTTCCTGGCCAAGGCCCCCGAGCCGGTCGTCGCGAAGATCCGGGAACGGCAGCGGCTGGCCACCGAGGAAGTCGAGCGCATCAGCACCAGGCTGGGTGCGTTGCCCACATGA